A part of Candidatus Omnitrophota bacterium genomic DNA contains:
- a CDS encoding O-antigen ligase family protein: MNLPIHRADMDKWERVIAMTIAASTPFVITLTTVDSYLLPKYVWLAFWTALWLFLIAVDKRGLRHPCALDWPILALLSLSLISIFLHYRTPIQIRAYGNLLLFVFLFYAFRRIWSMGASRGGKGKVFSALDRIPPAQDGGMNSKAGFALPLPPAMAIILTIVASLLSLHAILQDYGVDFAYRSGGKGDWRFLIVATLGNPEFLAGGLAIILPVILSFGLRQDRRGGKITRFLESFAITFAVLLIAACLAVTFCVGAAIGLAGALIAGIGTALCLRQSIHIPLIRGMILFLAFAFSLAWYITDNPYNSHGHSLYQEAKKSPAWFSGFGARRFNWKTTRLMMDEFPLTGIGFGNYLTVHEHYQGLNYSIQNHAHDRSYVVPVDQPHFQLLETAAEIGPIGVLILFWLAAVWIKAAIRKIQLEPHHRWFAWGAYLGVWAAAVHSLASFPFHLPASSLFVVLLASYHVSYPQNRAVNTTSTDKKWIAFVLAAIIAASSYFQFLSSKNLRIGLELNGMNSLPYLEAARFFDPYSHQVHYALALRYGELGWKQKAIESTRMALRYQEDLESHEFLHSIYLGQNNLAEAIREKTRVVELNPVYPGHRRELAALLRKAGDEKSAIIQEAATAELESQLSAK, encoded by the coding sequence CGTCATTACGCTAACGACGGTCGATTCCTACCTTCTGCCGAAGTATGTATGGCTTGCCTTTTGGACGGCGTTATGGCTTTTTCTTATCGCTGTCGATAAGCGCGGCCTACGTCATCCATGCGCCTTGGATTGGCCGATTCTAGCGTTATTGTCCTTATCCTTGATCTCAATCTTTCTTCATTACCGGACGCCCATACAAATCCGGGCTTACGGCAATCTGCTGCTCTTCGTTTTTCTCTTTTACGCTTTCCGCCGTATTTGGTCGATGGGCGCTTCGCGGGGTGGCAAGGGCAAGGTTTTTTCTGCCCTTGATCGAATACCACCCGCCCAAGATGGCGGCATGAATTCAAAGGCTGGCTTCGCCTTGCCTTTGCCACCCGCGATGGCGATTATCCTTACTATTGTCGCCAGTCTGTTATCCCTTCACGCCATACTACAAGATTACGGCGTCGATTTCGCCTATCGCTCCGGCGGAAAGGGAGATTGGCGCTTTTTAATAGTGGCTACACTGGGCAATCCTGAATTCCTAGCGGGAGGTTTGGCGATTATTTTGCCCGTCATCTTATCCTTTGGTTTGAGACAAGATCGCCGCGGCGGAAAAATAACGCGATTCCTGGAATCATTCGCGATAACCTTCGCCGTTCTGCTGATCGCCGCCTGTCTGGCCGTTACATTCTGCGTGGGCGCCGCCATCGGCTTGGCGGGAGCGCTTATCGCAGGGATCGGAACCGCCCTATGCCTGCGCCAATCCATCCACATTCCCTTGATTCGCGGGATGATACTTTTTCTCGCTTTTGCGTTCTCTCTCGCCTGGTATATCACGGATAATCCTTACAACAGCCACGGCCATTCCTTATATCAAGAAGCCAAAAAATCCCCCGCCTGGTTTTCTGGCTTCGGCGCCCGCCGCTTCAACTGGAAGACGACGCGCCTCATGATGGACGAATTTCCTCTAACCGGAATCGGTTTTGGCAACTACCTCACCGTTCACGAGCATTATCAGGGATTGAATTACAGCATCCAAAACCACGCTCACGACCGCTCCTACGTCGTTCCCGTCGATCAACCCCATTTTCAACTCTTGGAAACCGCCGCCGAAATCGGACCGATTGGGGTTTTGATTCTCTTTTGGCTCGCCGCCGTCTGGATCAAGGCGGCGATTAGGAAAATCCAATTGGAGCCGCACCATCGATGGTTCGCCTGGGGCGCCTATCTGGGAGTTTGGGCGGCGGCGGTTCATTCCCTGGCGAGTTTCCCCTTCCATCTTCCCGCCAGTTCTTTGTTTGTCGTTCTACTGGCGTCCTATCATGTCTCTTACCCTCAAAATAGAGCCGTTAATACGACATCGACCGACAAGAAATGGATAGCCTTCGTCCTTGCGGCGATCATTGCCGCATCATCTTACTTTCAATTTTTGAGCAGCAAGAATCTGCGCATTGGCTTGGAATTGAACGGGATGAACTCGCTGCCTTATCTGGAAGCGGCGCGTTTCTTCGATCCCTATTCCCATCAAGTTCATTACGCCCTGGCTCTTCGATACGGCGAATTGGGATGGAAGCAAAAAGCGATTGAATCCACACGGATGGCGTTGCGCTATCAGGAAGACCTCGAGTCTCATGAATTCCTGCATAGCATCTATTTGGGACAAAATAATCTCGCCGAGGCCATCCGGGAAAAGACGCGCGTCGTCGAGTTGAATCCAGTCTATCCCGGCCATCGCCGCGAGCTGGCGGCTCTGTTGCGCAAAGCGGGCGATGAGAAATCGGCGATAATTCAAGAAGCCGCCACCGCGGAATTGGAAAGTCAATTAAGCGCGAAATAG
- a CDS encoding clostripain-related cysteine peptidase yields the protein MNVLFLIAAILLAAMPGWTSVRPFSKSGFTNDPGTLAPYTPPAPHNGTGKKLLAIYMVGSDLESNDLAGTTDLNELITGYNEIAPGAVDVIVAFGGANKDGWRGMKFADMDQVIKDSQNGAYGDETANSSYLYAESQAHMGDESSLILFLQYIQEGYQNYDQRFLVLWDHGGSYSGFGNDENFNFDALSLREIKNAFVNGQAGVWDIIGFDACLMASMEVALIVKDYAKYLIASEELEPGHGWNWKGVVKEYAKRSAAVEAAKAIVNDYVQDIHPYYASGKTLSVVDLSRMDEASSKIDAVAWAFANALDNNTEDKPAVLEASTKSQVYGQQGKNDQRISLDLLHFAQIAQSKIVSGENSQKLAELIAVLQSLVVLARDDGTKPNSNGISITAPENSPGISAYYGTPGMEAFQTAFQKIKQDDVESPDIVDQNPDADAGDIDFSDPLLSLFEGEVDPAFYEWLWKLEEEIWIEYEAGNLTDDELNEELELLYSSYTEESPEYQEWLAEVVYDPEQLMTFVFIPESILSYFISGDFELPPAIDGSEESDGDIASFNPSPSYPFLIGDRAAFVYQNGGHGPGTQPLSDTPVQIQGLLVDFSDPNLTNVVTTFGLLSTFDVDDDGNIDDWFMTVAEVEAYSTSKPGQFFTPKWNQYWYFMDYDPEADPMYLPLYFTNKTKILGRYFTLYASEIDYQDADVDYSTGTHEVDFYGNPVDYASLNFIVADNNIVVDHDIRPYKILYSGPDDEYGTVQYDKNAKKIKIGDAIRFYSLGINLTREGYDFWFEESDLLTIAQEPTYFVELLQFEDENGELLDYYYAMRAEDVAGNAVMTDPALAAAPPDDTSVSNWSIY from the coding sequence ATGAATGTCTTATTTCTGATAGCTGCCATACTATTGGCGGCGATGCCGGGTTGGACGTCGGTACGGCCTTTCAGCAAAAGCGGCTTTACCAACGATCCTGGAACACTGGCCCCTTATACGCCTCCTGCGCCCCATAATGGAACCGGCAAAAAATTGTTGGCTATTTATATGGTGGGCAGCGACCTGGAATCGAACGATCTAGCGGGGACGACGGATCTCAATGAACTCATAACGGGATATAACGAAATCGCTCCCGGCGCCGTTGATGTCATTGTCGCATTCGGAGGCGCCAATAAAGATGGCTGGCGCGGCATGAAATTCGCCGACATGGATCAAGTTATCAAGGATTCTCAAAATGGCGCTTATGGCGACGAGACCGCAAATAGTTCTTATCTCTACGCGGAAAGCCAAGCGCACATGGGCGATGAGAGCTCTTTAATCCTATTTTTGCAATACATTCAAGAAGGCTATCAAAATTACGATCAGCGTTTTCTCGTTCTATGGGATCATGGCGGATCTTATAGCGGCTTCGGCAACGACGAGAATTTCAATTTCGATGCCTTGTCGTTAAGGGAAATAAAAAACGCCTTCGTCAATGGCCAGGCGGGCGTTTGGGATATCATCGGCTTCGACGCCTGTCTCATGGCGTCGATGGAAGTCGCCCTGATTGTGAAAGATTACGCAAAATATCTCATTGCTTCCGAAGAACTTGAACCAGGCCACGGTTGGAACTGGAAAGGCGTCGTGAAGGAATACGCCAAAAGAAGCGCCGCCGTTGAAGCGGCTAAGGCCATCGTAAACGATTATGTTCAGGATATTCATCCTTATTATGCATCGGGCAAAACGCTCTCCGTCGTCGATCTTAGCCGCATGGACGAGGCTTCGTCGAAAATCGACGCCGTCGCCTGGGCTTTCGCCAACGCTTTGGATAATAATACGGAGGACAAACCTGCCGTCCTTGAAGCCTCCACTAAATCTCAAGTCTATGGACAGCAAGGCAAGAACGATCAAAGGATCAGTCTTGATCTTCTCCATTTCGCGCAGATCGCCCAATCCAAGATCGTCAGCGGCGAGAATTCGCAAAAACTGGCGGAACTCATCGCTGTCCTCCAATCTCTCGTAGTTCTCGCCCGCGACGACGGCACGAAGCCCAATTCGAATGGCATTTCCATTACTGCGCCCGAAAACAGTCCCGGCATCTCTGCGTATTATGGTACTCCCGGCATGGAGGCGTTTCAGACAGCGTTTCAAAAAATCAAACAAGACGACGTCGAATCTCCCGATATCGTAGATCAAAATCCCGACGCCGATGCTGGAGATATCGACTTCTCCGATCCGCTCCTCTCCCTATTCGAGGGAGAGGTGGATCCCGCTTTTTACGAATGGCTTTGGAAGTTGGAAGAGGAGATTTGGATTGAATACGAAGCAGGAAATTTGACGGACGACGAATTGAATGAAGAACTTGAATTGCTCTATTCGTCCTATACGGAAGAGAGTCCCGAATACCAGGAATGGTTGGCGGAAGTGGTTTACGATCCGGAACAATTGATGACTTTCGTCTTTATCCCGGAAAGCATCCTTAGTTACTTCATCTCGGGAGATTTCGAACTTCCTCCCGCCATCGACGGTTCCGAGGAATCGGATGGAGACATAGCGTCTTTCAATCCATCTCCCTCCTATCCCTTCCTTATCGGCGACCGGGCCGCTTTCGTCTATCAAAACGGCGGCCATGGTCCGGGAACGCAACCCCTCTCCGATACCCCCGTCCAGATTCAAGGCCTGCTGGTCGATTTCAGCGATCCCAATCTGACGAACGTCGTCACTACGTTTGGTCTCCTTTCCACTTTCGACGTAGATGACGATGGGAATATTGACGATTGGTTTATGACGGTGGCGGAAGTGGAAGCCTATTCCACCAGCAAACCGGGACAGTTCTTCACGCCGAAATGGAATCAATATTGGTATTTCATGGATTACGATCCTGAAGCCGATCCCATGTATTTACCTCTCTATTTCACGAACAAAACCAAAATCCTAGGCCGTTATTTTACCTTGTACGCCTCCGAGATCGATTATCAAGACGCCGATGTGGATTATTCCACCGGAACCCACGAGGTGGATTTCTATGGCAATCCCGTCGATTACGCCTCGCTGAATTTTATCGTGGCGGATAATAACATTGTCGTCGATCACGACATAAGGCCCTACAAAATTCTTTATTCGGGGCCGGACGACGAATACGGAACCGTGCAATACGATAAGAACGCTAAAAAGATAAAGATCGGCGATGCGATCCGTTTCTATTCCCTCGGCATCAACCTTACCCGCGAAGGGTACGACTTCTGGTTCGAGGAAAGCGATCTCTTAACCATCGCTCAAGAGCCAACCTATTTCGTCGAGCTGTTGCAATTCGAAGACGAGAACGGCGAGTTGCTGGATTACTATTACGCCATGCGCGCGGAAGACGTGGCGGGCAACGCCGTCATGACCGATCCCGCTCTCGCGGCGGCTCCGCCTGATGATACCAGCGTGTCCAATTGGTCGATTTATTAA